The following proteins are co-located in the Pedobacter frigiditerrae genome:
- a CDS encoding LTA synthase family protein yields MRSPINYPIFKNRFGTILLAVCLLCLTSLLTRITLLAFSNASFDWTILNILRVFIVGLIFDLAAASYAIIPLVLYVWLFPSRWFGKRFNKIVLLVYFFIIISTLIANAISEFIFWEEFSVRFNFIAVDYLVYTTEVIGNIRQSYPINTILAVLFIFSALLTYSLKNLIWQSTTNQTKFKQRSKIALLILLAPVATYFLVNHKWKTQSDNQYVNELSGNGMYDFGFAFWHNELDYDIFYKTLPIQEAVNLFRKTFIKDTLQITGNYSTRNIISTEKPNQMNVVLISVESLSASFLGSFGNTQNITPCMDSLAKQGMLFTNLYASGTRTVRGLEALSLCIPPTPGQSIVKRPDNKNLFTLGAVFKDKGYHSRFIYGGYSYFDNMHEFFSQNGYDVTDRDALKDSEIHYSNIWGVADEDLFTLSLRELDKDYKAKKPFFAQIMTVSNHRPYTYPEGRIDIPSHTGREGAVKYTDYAIGKFIREAKLKPWFANTLFIIVADHCASSAGKVELPVDKYHIPMIFYAPNHIKPSKFEKLTAQIDIGPTLLGYLNFSYQSKFFGQDVFRMKDSEERAFISTYQSLGYIKNNQLVILDPNKKVKTFTPDFINGNSKPIAANPSLIDEAIANYQLASYLYKNKLYGFK; encoded by the coding sequence ATGCGCTCTCCAATCAACTATCCAATCTTTAAAAACAGGTTCGGCACTATTTTATTAGCTGTTTGCTTATTGTGTCTAACATCATTACTCACTAGAATTACCTTATTAGCTTTTTCAAACGCATCGTTTGACTGGACAATCCTCAATATACTTCGTGTATTTATAGTCGGCCTAATTTTTGATTTGGCAGCCGCCTCTTATGCCATTATCCCGTTGGTGCTTTATGTATGGCTTTTTCCATCTAGATGGTTTGGTAAGCGATTCAATAAAATAGTATTGTTGGTTTATTTTTTCATCATCATTTCTACACTGATCGCTAATGCCATTTCTGAGTTTATCTTTTGGGAAGAGTTTTCGGTGAGGTTTAATTTTATTGCAGTTGATTATCTGGTTTATACCACAGAAGTAATTGGAAATATCCGTCAATCCTATCCAATCAATACCATACTAGCTGTATTATTTATATTTTCTGCTTTACTTACTTATAGCCTTAAGAATTTAATTTGGCAATCAACCACTAATCAAACCAAGTTTAAACAAAGAAGCAAAATAGCTTTATTAATTCTTTTGGCTCCAGTAGCTACCTACTTTTTGGTAAATCATAAATGGAAAACACAAAGTGATAACCAATATGTAAATGAATTATCTGGGAATGGAATGTATGATTTCGGCTTTGCTTTTTGGCATAACGAATTAGATTATGATATTTTTTACAAAACCTTACCTATTCAGGAGGCTGTTAACCTATTTAGAAAAACTTTTATTAAAGATACCTTACAAATAACAGGTAACTATAGTACAAGAAATATAATAAGTACTGAGAAACCCAATCAAATGAACGTGGTGTTAATTAGTGTAGAAAGTTTAAGTGCATCATTTTTGGGAAGTTTTGGAAATACACAAAACATTACACCCTGCATGGATTCTTTAGCGAAACAAGGAATGTTATTTACTAATCTATATGCTTCTGGAACCAGAACAGTTAGAGGTTTAGAAGCGCTTTCGCTATGCATTCCTCCTACACCAGGTCAATCTATAGTTAAGCGACCAGACAATAAGAATTTATTTACGCTTGGAGCTGTATTTAAAGACAAGGGATACCACAGTAGATTTATATATGGTGGTTATAGTTATTTTGATAACATGCATGAATTCTTTTCTCAAAACGGTTATGATGTGACGGATAGAGATGCATTAAAGGATTCAGAAATACACTATTCTAATATTTGGGGCGTTGCCGATGAGGATTTATTTACGCTATCATTAAGAGAGCTTGATAAAGACTACAAAGCAAAAAAACCTTTCTTTGCGCAGATCATGACAGTGTCGAATCACAGACCTTATACTTACCCAGAAGGAAGGATAGATATTCCTTCTCATACAGGTAGGGAGGGTGCTGTAAAATACACAGATTATGCCATTGGTAAATTTATTAGGGAAGCTAAGTTAAAGCCTTGGTTTGCCAATACACTTTTTATTATTGTGGCTGATCATTGTGCATCAAGTGCTGGCAAAGTAGAACTACCGGTAGATAAATATCATATCCCAATGATATTTTATGCACCAAATCACATTAAACCTTCAAAATTTGAGAAGTTAACCGCACAGATAGATATTGGGCCTACTTTATTAGGCTACTTAAACTTTAGTTATCAAAGCAAATTCTTCGGACAAGATGTCTTTAGAATGAAAGACAGTGAGGAAAGAGCATTCATTAGTACTTACCAAAGTTTAGGCTATATCAAGAACAACCAGCTTGTTATTTTAGATCCGAATAAAAAGGTAAAAACTTTTACACCAGACTTTATAAATGGCAATTCAAAACCAATTGCAGCTAACCCTTCTTTAATAGACGAAGCAATAGCAAATTATCAATTGGCATCTTATCTCTATAAAAATAAGTTATACGGTTTTAAATAA